The following proteins are co-located in the Streptomyces bottropensis ATCC 25435 genome:
- a CDS encoding ArsA family ATPase, with amino-acid sequence MRTILITGQGGSGRTTVAAATAVEAAREGARTLVLSADRVDALGAVLGVATGPEPVRAARNLTAWRPDAAAGFREDLVAFQDRAASVLGMLGAARLDAEELTPLPGAEELALLRALRDAALSEAYDLLVVDLPPAPQALALLALPEELRRYLRRLLPPERQAARALRPILGRLAGVPMPAEWLYETAGRWDVELAAVAAIVEDPGTTVRLVAEPGPAGADHVRLARLGLALRALPVDMLIANRVLPEGTHETWLAGLVSQQRKALEEWEEAPAPSGARSVRRVAHLGHDPRGGDDLDALGVPGTGDVPARVEWAVTDNLGDEGVFVWHIPLPGAIRDELDLLRRGDELVVTVGQFRRIVPLPSALRRCTVDGAALRDGELRIRFAPDPLLWPRTR; translated from the coding sequence ATGCGCACCATCCTGATCACCGGGCAAGGCGGCAGCGGCCGTACGACGGTCGCGGCGGCCACGGCCGTCGAGGCGGCCCGTGAGGGCGCGCGGACGCTCGTGCTGAGCGCGGACCGGGTCGACGCCCTCGGAGCGGTGCTCGGCGTGGCGACCGGACCCGAGCCCGTCCGGGCCGCGCGGAACCTCACCGCTTGGCGGCCCGACGCCGCGGCCGGGTTCCGCGAGGACCTCGTCGCCTTCCAGGACAGAGCCGCGTCCGTCCTCGGAATGCTCGGCGCCGCCCGGCTGGACGCCGAGGAACTCACCCCCCTGCCCGGCGCCGAGGAACTCGCCCTGCTGCGGGCGCTGCGCGACGCCGCGCTGTCGGAGGCCTACGACCTGCTCGTCGTCGACCTGCCGCCCGCCCCCCAGGCACTCGCGCTGCTCGCCCTCCCGGAGGAGCTGCGGCGCTACCTGCGGCGGCTGCTCCCGCCCGAGCGGCAGGCGGCCCGCGCGCTGCGGCCGATCCTCGGACGGCTCGCCGGAGTGCCGATGCCCGCCGAGTGGCTGTACGAGACGGCCGGCCGGTGGGACGTGGAGCTGGCCGCCGTCGCGGCGATCGTGGAGGACCCGGGGACGACGGTGCGGCTGGTCGCCGAGCCGGGCCCGGCCGGCGCCGACCACGTACGCCTCGCGCGCCTCGGACTCGCCCTGCGGGCCCTGCCCGTCGACATGCTGATCGCCAACCGTGTGCTGCCCGAGGGCACGCACGAGACCTGGCTCGCCGGCCTCGTCTCCCAGCAGCGCAAGGCGCTGGAGGAGTGGGAGGAGGCGCCCGCGCCGAGCGGGGCGCGTTCCGTGCGGCGCGTCGCTCACCTCGGCCACGACCCCCGCGGCGGCGACGACCTCGACGCCCTCGGGGTCCCCGGTACGGGTGACGTCCCCGCGCGCGTCGAGTGGGCCGTCACCGACAACCTCGGGGACGAGGGCGTGTTCGTGTGGCACATCCCGCTGCCCGGGGCGATACGGGACGAGCTGGATCTCCTCCGGCGCGGCGACGAGTTGGTCGTCACGGTGGGGCAGTTCCGCCGTATCGTTCCGCTCCCGTCGGCACTGCGCCGCTGCACGGTCGACGGCGCGGCCCTGCGCGACGGCGAACTGAGGATCCGATTCGCGCCGGACCCGCTGTTGTGGCCCCGGACACGGTGA
- a CDS encoding GMC oxidoreductase has protein sequence MAALQTAATLGLTRIGLQSARAAEPDAVDNAPAIVIGSGYGAAVAALRLGQAGIRTLVLEMGRAWTTPGADGKIFCSTREPDERSMWFKTRTEAPLATFLWLDVVNQDISSYPGVLDRVRYANMSVFLGRGVGGGSLVNGSMAVTPLQSYFAEQFPTVDTAEMYSTYFPRARSMLGVNTIDPAWFESTEWYRFSRVSRAHAEKAGLRTTFVPSVYDFGHMRREAAGTAPKSALAGEVIYGNNHGKKSLDKTYLAAALGTGNVTIHTMERARGIRRLSDGTYVVTVDRIDDTGAVVETKEYGCTYLFLGAGSVGTTELLVRARAKGTLPALHASVGAGWGSNGNVMLGRANHLWDTVGANQSTMPVMGIDDWANTANPVFAEIAPLPTGLEHWVSLYLAITKNPERASFTYDAASDSAKLGWSAAQSAVSSSMAKKLFDRINSANSTMYRYDLFGSSNKVFADDFTYHPLGGCVLGRATDDYARVKGYSKLYITDGSLVPGSIGVNPFVTITALAERTMARILVEDTAP, from the coding sequence ATGGCCGCGCTCCAGACCGCGGCCACCCTCGGCCTCACCCGTATCGGCCTGCAGTCCGCCCGCGCGGCCGAGCCCGACGCGGTCGACAACGCCCCCGCGATCGTCATCGGCTCCGGCTACGGCGCCGCCGTGGCCGCCCTCCGCCTCGGCCAGGCCGGCATCCGCACCCTCGTGCTGGAGATGGGCCGGGCCTGGACCACCCCCGGCGCCGACGGCAAGATCTTCTGCTCGACCAGGGAACCGGACGAGCGGTCCATGTGGTTCAAGACCCGGACCGAGGCCCCGCTCGCCACCTTCCTCTGGCTGGACGTCGTCAACCAGGACATCAGCAGCTACCCCGGCGTCCTGGACCGCGTCCGCTACGCCAACATGTCGGTCTTCCTGGGCCGGGGGGTCGGCGGCGGTTCCCTGGTCAACGGCAGCATGGCCGTCACCCCGCTCCAGTCCTACTTCGCCGAACAGTTCCCGACCGTCGACACCGCCGAGATGTACTCCACGTACTTCCCGCGCGCCCGCTCCATGCTCGGTGTCAACACCATCGACCCCGCGTGGTTCGAGTCCACGGAGTGGTACCGCTTCAGCCGGGTCTCCCGGGCCCACGCCGAGAAGGCGGGGCTGAGGACCACCTTCGTGCCGAGCGTCTACGACTTCGGCCACATGCGGCGCGAGGCCGCCGGCACCGCGCCGAAGTCGGCCCTCGCCGGAGAGGTCATCTACGGCAACAACCACGGAAAGAAGAGCCTCGACAAGACCTACCTCGCCGCCGCCCTCGGCACCGGCAACGTCACCATCCACACCATGGAACGGGCCCGGGGCATCCGCCGGCTGAGCGACGGGACGTACGTCGTCACCGTCGACCGGATCGACGACACGGGCGCCGTCGTCGAGACCAAGGAGTACGGCTGCACCTATCTGTTCCTCGGCGCGGGCAGCGTCGGCACCACCGAACTCCTCGTCCGTGCCCGGGCGAAGGGGACCCTCCCCGCGCTCCACGCCAGTGTCGGCGCCGGCTGGGGCTCGAACGGCAACGTGATGCTCGGCCGGGCCAACCACCTGTGGGACACGGTCGGCGCGAACCAGTCGACCATGCCGGTCATGGGCATCGACGACTGGGCCAACACCGCCAATCCCGTCTTCGCCGAGATCGCCCCGCTGCCCACCGGCCTCGAACACTGGGTCAGCCTCTACCTCGCCATCACCAAGAACCCGGAGCGCGCCTCCTTCACCTACGACGCCGCGAGCGACTCGGCGAAGCTCGGCTGGAGCGCCGCCCAGAGCGCGGTCTCCTCGTCCATGGCCAAGAAACTCTTCGACCGGATCAACTCCGCCAACTCCACGATGTACCGGTACGACCTGTTCGGCTCGTCCAACAAGGTGTTCGCCGACGACTTCACGTACCACCCGCTGGGCGGCTGCGTGCTCGGCAGGGCGACCGACGACTACGCAAGGGTGAAGGGGTATTCGAAGCTCTACATCACCGACGGCTCGCTGGTGCCCGGCTCGATCGGGGTGAACCCGTTCGTCACGATCACCGCGCTCGCCGAACGCACGATGGCGCGGATCCTCGTGGAGGACACCGCGCCATAG
- a CDS encoding AMP-dependent synthetase/ligase, which yields MREFSLPALYEVPTDGNLTDIVRRNAAQHPDVAVIARKVDGAWQDVNAVQFLAEVRTAAKGLIASGVQAGDRVALMSRTRYEWTLLDFAIWTAGAVTVPVYETSSPEQVQWILADSGATAMITELDGHSAAVESVREGLPALKHVWQIEGGGVEELGRLGQDVSDHAVEERSSIAKADDPATIVYTSGTTGRPKGCVLTHRSFFAECGNVVERLRPLFRTGECSVLLFLPLAHVFGRLVQVAPMMAPIKLGTVPDIKNLTDELASFRPTLILGVPRVFEKVYNSARAKAQADGKGKIFDKAADTAIAYSRALDTPSGPALGLKIKHKVFDRLVYSKLRAVLGGKGEFAISGGAPLGERLGHFFRGIGFTVLEGYGLTESCAATAFNPWDRQKIGTVGQPLPGSVVRIADDGEVLLHGEHLFQGYWNNPGATKEALADGWFHTGDIGTLDEDGYLSITGRKKEIIVTAGGKNVAPAVIEDRIRAHALVAECMVVGDGRPFVGALVTIDEEFLGRWATEHGKPAGSTAASLSADADLNAAVQAAIDDGNAAVSKAESVRKFRILSSQFTEESGHLTPSLKLKRNVVAKDYADEIEAIYQK from the coding sequence TTGCGCGAGTTCAGCCTTCCGGCTTTGTACGAGGTCCCGACGGACGGCAATCTGACGGACATCGTCCGTAGAAACGCCGCGCAGCACCCCGATGTCGCCGTCATCGCCCGCAAGGTGGACGGCGCCTGGCAGGACGTGAACGCCGTCCAGTTCCTGGCCGAGGTACGCACGGCGGCCAAGGGCCTCATCGCCTCCGGGGTCCAGGCGGGCGACCGGGTCGCGCTGATGTCCCGTACCCGCTACGAGTGGACCCTGCTGGACTTCGCGATCTGGACGGCCGGCGCGGTGACCGTGCCGGTGTACGAGACCAGCTCGCCGGAGCAGGTGCAGTGGATCCTCGCCGACTCGGGCGCGACCGCCATGATCACGGAGCTGGACGGGCACTCGGCGGCCGTCGAGTCGGTGCGCGAGGGGCTGCCGGCGCTGAAGCACGTGTGGCAGATCGAGGGCGGCGGGGTGGAGGAGCTGGGCCGCCTCGGCCAGGACGTCTCCGATCACGCCGTCGAGGAGCGCAGCTCGATCGCGAAGGCCGACGACCCGGCCACCATCGTCTACACCTCCGGCACCACGGGCCGCCCGAAGGGCTGCGTCCTGACCCACCGCAGCTTCTTCGCCGAGTGCGGGAACGTGGTGGAGCGGCTGCGGCCCCTGTTCCGTACGGGCGAGTGCTCGGTCCTGCTGTTCCTCCCGCTCGCGCACGTCTTCGGGCGGCTCGTGCAGGTCGCGCCGATGATGGCGCCGATCAAGCTGGGCACCGTACCGGACATCAAGAACCTCACCGACGAGCTGGCCTCCTTCCGGCCGACGCTGATCCTCGGCGTGCCGCGGGTCTTCGAGAAGGTCTACAACTCGGCGCGGGCCAAGGCGCAGGCGGACGGCAAGGGCAAGATCTTCGACAAGGCCGCGGACACCGCGATCGCGTACAGCAGGGCGCTGGACACCCCGTCGGGTCCGGCCCTCGGTCTGAAGATCAAGCACAAGGTGTTCGACCGGCTCGTCTACAGCAAGCTGCGGGCGGTGCTCGGCGGCAAGGGCGAGTTCGCGATCTCCGGCGGCGCCCCGCTGGGTGAGCGCCTCGGCCACTTCTTCCGCGGCATCGGCTTCACGGTGCTGGAGGGCTACGGCCTCACCGAGTCCTGTGCGGCGACCGCGTTCAACCCCTGGGACCGCCAGAAGATCGGTACGGTCGGGCAGCCGCTGCCGGGTTCCGTCGTCCGGATCGCGGACGACGGGGAGGTGCTGCTGCACGGCGAGCACCTGTTCCAGGGGTACTGGAACAACCCGGGCGCGACGAAGGAGGCGCTGGCCGACGGCTGGTTCCACACCGGCGACATCGGCACCCTCGACGAGGACGGCTATCTCAGCATCACGGGCCGCAAGAAGGAGATCATCGTCACCGCGGGCGGCAAGAACGTCGCCCCGGCCGTGATCGAGGACCGGATCCGGGCGCACGCCCTGGTCGCGGAGTGCATGGTGGTGGGCGACGGGCGGCCCTTCGTGGGCGCGCTGGTCACCATCGACGAGGAGTTCCTGGGCCGTTGGGCCACCGAGCACGGCAAGCCCGCGGGCTCCACCGCGGCGTCGCTGAGCGCGGACGCCGATCTGAACGCGGCCGTGCAGGCCGCGATCGACGACGGCAACGCCGCGGTGTCGAAGGCGGAATCGGTGCGGAAGTTCCGCATTCTGTCCTCCCAGTTCACGGAGGAGTCGGGCCACCTGACGCCGTCCCTGAAGCTCAAGCGCAACGTGGTGGCGAAGGACTACGCGGACGAGATCGAGGCGATCTATCAGAAGTAG
- a CDS encoding glycosyltransferase family 4 protein, giving the protein MHKTLIVTNDFPPRPGGIQAFLHNMALRLDPERIVVYASTWKRSHEGVRATADFDAEQPFTVVRDRTTMLLPTPAVTRRAVSLLREHGCTSVWFGAAAPLGLMAPALRRAGAERLVATTHGHEAGWAQLPAARQLLRRIGEGTDTITYLGEYTRSRIATALTPDAAGRMVQLPPGVDEKTFHPGSGGAEVRARLGLTDRPVVVCVSRLVPRKGQDTLIRAMPGILAKEPDAVLLIVGGGPYEKELRGLARETGVAASVRFTGAVPWAELPAHYGAGDVFAMPCRTRRGGLDVEGLGIVYLEASATGLPVVAGDSGGAPDAVLDGETGWVVRGGSPTDAAERVVTLLGDPELRARMGQRGREWVEEKWRWDLLAETLKTLL; this is encoded by the coding sequence ATGCACAAGACCCTGATCGTGACCAACGACTTCCCGCCCCGGCCCGGCGGCATCCAGGCGTTTCTGCACAACATGGCGCTGCGGCTGGACCCCGAGCGGATCGTCGTCTACGCCTCGACCTGGAAGCGGAGCCACGAGGGCGTCCGGGCGACGGCCGACTTCGACGCCGAGCAGCCCTTCACCGTCGTACGCGACCGGACGACCATGCTGCTGCCGACGCCCGCCGTCACCCGCCGCGCGGTCTCACTGCTGCGGGAGCACGGCTGCACGTCGGTGTGGTTCGGCGCGGCGGCCCCGCTCGGTCTGATGGCCCCGGCGCTGCGCCGGGCGGGCGCGGAGCGGCTGGTGGCCACCACGCACGGCCACGAGGCGGGCTGGGCCCAGCTGCCCGCCGCCCGGCAGCTGCTGCGGCGGATCGGCGAGGGCACGGACACGATCACCTATCTGGGCGAGTACACCCGCTCCCGGATCGCCACGGCCCTCACCCCCGACGCGGCCGGGCGGATGGTCCAGCTGCCGCCCGGTGTCGACGAGAAGACCTTCCACCCGGGCTCCGGCGGCGCGGAGGTCCGGGCCCGGCTCGGGCTCACCGACCGCCCGGTCGTCGTCTGTGTCTCGCGGCTGGTGCCGCGCAAGGGGCAGGACACGCTGATCCGGGCGATGCCGGGCATCCTGGCGAAGGAGCCGGACGCCGTGCTGCTGATCGTCGGCGGCGGACCGTACGAGAAGGAGCTGCGCGGGCTCGCCCGCGAGACCGGGGTCGCCGCGTCCGTCCGCTTCACCGGCGCCGTCCCCTGGGCCGAGCTGCCCGCCCACTACGGCGCCGGCGACGTCTTCGCCATGCCGTGCCGCACCCGCCGGGGCGGTCTGGACGTGGAGGGGCTCGGGATCGTCTACCTGGAGGCCTCCGCGACGGGTCTGCCGGTGGTGGCGGGCGACTCGGGCGGCGCCCCCGACGCCGTGCTCGACGGCGAGACCGGCTGGGTCGTACGGGGCGGCTCCCCGACGGACGCCGCCGAGCGCGTCGTCACCCTCCTCGGCGACCCGGAGCTGCGGGCCCGCATGGGACAGCGGGGGCGGGAGTGGGTGGAGGAGAAATGGCGCTGGGACCTCTTGGCGGAAACTTTGAAAACCCTGCTGTAG
- a CDS encoding NlpC/P60 family protein, whose protein sequence is MVSHSRLVPSGFDRGAAAALGVLSAAAAALGAIPLQQAAAAPHHTIRAEVDRLYEEAERATEAYNKADERADELRDQVGIAQDSIARQQDRVNVMRESLGSLAGAQYRSGALDPSIALLFSDDPDDYLDTAAALDRISVHQAGELHDLRQSLRELSQDRAEARGKLTELEKSRKAVARHKRVVEGKLAAARRLLNSLTDEERAEYDRASRSTGPGRTDMPDPSGAVAPNGRAAAAVAAARSALGKPYVWGATGPHGFDCSGLMVWSYGQAGVGLPRTSQAQRYAGTQVPLSQARPGDIVTYRPDASHVGMYVGNGQVIHAPYPGAPVRHDPVGMMPIASVTRP, encoded by the coding sequence GTGGTGTCCCACAGTCGCCTTGTACCGTCCGGGTTCGACCGGGGCGCGGCCGCCGCCCTCGGTGTGCTGTCCGCCGCTGCCGCAGCCCTCGGCGCCATCCCCCTCCAGCAGGCCGCCGCCGCGCCGCACCACACCATCCGGGCCGAGGTGGACCGGCTGTACGAGGAGGCCGAGCGGGCCACCGAGGCCTACAACAAGGCCGACGAGCGCGCCGACGAGCTGCGCGACCAGGTCGGTATCGCGCAGGACTCGATCGCCCGGCAGCAGGACCGCGTCAACGTCATGCGGGAGTCGCTGGGTTCGCTCGCCGGAGCCCAGTACCGCTCCGGCGCCCTCGACCCGTCGATCGCGCTGCTGTTCTCCGACGACCCGGACGACTACCTCGACACGGCCGCCGCCCTGGACCGCATCAGCGTCCACCAGGCGGGCGAGCTCCACGACCTGCGGCAGTCCCTGCGTGAACTGTCCCAGGACCGTGCGGAGGCCCGCGGCAAGCTCACGGAGCTGGAGAAGAGCCGCAAGGCCGTCGCCCGGCACAAGCGGGTCGTCGAGGGGAAGCTCGCGGCGGCCCGTCGGCTGCTCAACTCCCTCACGGACGAGGAGCGTGCCGAGTACGACCGCGCCTCCCGCTCCACCGGCCCCGGCCGCACCGACATGCCGGACCCCTCCGGCGCCGTCGCCCCGAACGGCCGCGCGGCCGCCGCCGTCGCCGCAGCCCGCTCCGCCCTCGGCAAGCCGTACGTGTGGGGCGCCACCGGCCCGCACGGCTTCGACTGCTCGGGTCTCATGGTCTGGTCGTACGGACAGGCCGGCGTCGGGCTGCCGCGCACCTCGCAGGCCCAGCGGTACGCGGGCACCCAGGTCCCGCTCTCGCAGGCCCGGCCCGGCGACATCGTCACCTACCGGCCCGACGCCAGCCATGTCGGCATGTACGTCGGCAACGGCCAGGTCATCCACGCCCCCTACCCGGGCGCCCCGGTCCGCCACGACCCCGTCGGCATGATGCCGATCGCCTCGGTCACCCGTCCCTGA
- a CDS encoding glycosyltransferase 87 family protein has product MTGSRRLPFGLLTLWGATRLVLLLFVFKVYVFPGPDVTGDVSVIYRGWYETLRTGTYPLDDVTWQYPPAAALAILSPALLPFLDYASAFFVLAFLADLVVLALLLYAGARPGGSGRGARVWVVGLPLLGPTAYARYDVMVTAVAVAALLAGSRHPRAMGALTAFAALLKVWPALLLLGVRGRAAWAWAAGTGLVVAGLFALSMPGAFAFLTFQRERGTEVESLGALVLHVARHFGWDGEVLLNYGSVEFLGAHVDTVSDAALLLSGVAFAWLLLWRVRARRFAAHTLADAAFVAVLMFTATSRVISPQYMVWLVGLAAVCLCFRASRMGVPAVMVLVASFVTVLEFPIWFAHVVASDWLGVTLLFVRNGLLVAAGLLAAYELWQDTVPRPAPGPLPDPPSRTEEPLGT; this is encoded by the coding sequence ATGACGGGCTCTCGCCGGCTCCCGTTCGGGCTGCTCACCCTCTGGGGCGCGACCCGGCTTGTGCTGCTGCTGTTCGTCTTCAAGGTGTACGTCTTCCCGGGCCCCGACGTCACCGGTGACGTCTCGGTGATCTACCGGGGGTGGTACGAGACCCTGCGCACCGGGACGTATCCCCTGGACGACGTCACCTGGCAGTACCCGCCCGCCGCCGCCCTCGCGATCCTCTCCCCCGCGCTGCTGCCCTTCCTGGACTACGCGTCGGCGTTCTTCGTCCTCGCGTTCCTCGCCGACCTGGTGGTGCTCGCGCTGCTCCTGTACGCGGGCGCCCGCCCCGGCGGGTCCGGGCGCGGCGCCCGGGTGTGGGTGGTCGGCCTTCCGCTCCTCGGCCCGACCGCGTACGCCCGCTACGACGTGATGGTGACGGCGGTGGCGGTGGCGGCCCTGCTCGCGGGCAGCCGCCATCCGCGCGCGATGGGGGCGCTGACGGCCTTCGCGGCCCTGCTGAAGGTCTGGCCGGCGCTGCTGCTCCTGGGCGTCCGCGGACGCGCCGCCTGGGCGTGGGCGGCGGGTACCGGTCTCGTGGTGGCCGGCCTCTTCGCCCTCTCCATGCCCGGTGCCTTCGCCTTCCTGACGTTCCAGCGCGAGCGGGGCACCGAGGTGGAGTCGCTGGGCGCCCTCGTGCTGCATGTGGCCCGGCACTTCGGCTGGGACGGCGAGGTGCTGCTCAACTACGGCTCCGTGGAGTTCCTCGGCGCCCACGTCGACACGGTCAGCGACGCGGCCCTGCTGCTCAGCGGGGTGGCGTTCGCCTGGCTGCTGCTGTGGCGGGTGCGGGCCCGGCGGTTCGCGGCGCACACGCTCGCGGACGCGGCGTTCGTGGCGGTGCTGATGTTCACGGCCACGAGCCGGGTGATCAGCCCCCAGTACATGGTGTGGCTGGTCGGTCTCGCCGCGGTGTGCCTCTGCTTCCGGGCGAGCCGTATGGGAGTGCCCGCGGTCATGGTCCTGGTGGCGTCCTTCGTGACCGTCCTGGAGTTCCCGATCTGGTTCGCCCACGTCGTCGCCAGCGACTGGCTGGGCGTGACCCTCCTGTTCGTCCGCAACGGCCTGCTCGTCGCCGCGGGCCTCCTCGCCGCGTACGAACTGTGGCAGGACACGGTCCCCCGGCCCGCCCCGGGCCCCCTGCCGGACCCGCCCTCCCGCACGGAGGAACCCCTGGGCACCTGA
- a CDS encoding SRPBCC family protein translates to MAEFTSSSITIEAAAVDVMGVIADFARYPDWTGEVKEAQVLETDGQGRAEQVRLVMDAGAIKDDQTLAYTWAGANEVSWTLVKSQMLRSLDGSYLLKPVGDSVTEVTYQLTVDVKIPMLGMIKRKAEKVIIDRALAGLKKRVESGA, encoded by the coding sequence ATGGCGGAATTCACCAGTTCGAGCATCACGATCGAGGCTGCGGCGGTCGACGTCATGGGCGTGATCGCCGACTTCGCCCGCTACCCCGACTGGACGGGCGAGGTGAAGGAGGCGCAGGTGCTGGAGACCGACGGCCAGGGCCGCGCCGAGCAGGTCCGGCTCGTCATGGACGCGGGCGCGATCAAGGACGACCAGACGCTGGCGTACACCTGGGCCGGCGCGAACGAGGTCTCCTGGACGCTGGTCAAGTCCCAGATGCTGCGCTCGCTCGACGGCTCCTACCTCCTGAAGCCGGTCGGCGACTCGGTGACCGAGGTGACCTACCAGCTGACCGTCGACGTCAAGATCCCGATGCTCGGGATGATCAAGCGCAAGGCGGAGAAGGTCATCATCGACCGGGCGCTGGCGGGCCTGAAGAAGCGGGTCGAGTCCGGGGCGTAG
- a CDS encoding C40 family peptidase, which translates to MASHRRLKQPSRARVTVLTTAAAAAVALSAQAANAAPAEKPSKDEVKTKVHKLYEDAGRATDKLNGAEEKQEKLEKEISTIQDNVAKGQEELNELREGIGLAASAQYRSGGIDSSIQLFLSADPDEYLDKAATLDQLTSQQVEALKKIQDKQRTLAQQRQEATEKLEDLADTRETLAKKKKEVQSKLAAAQKLLNSLTAEEKADLDEQETRASRDAGDRVELGDEAPASSWGAAALAAADTQLGKPYVSGGSGPNSYDCSGLTQWAYAQAGVSITRTTYTQQNDGTKIGRDQLMPGDLVFFNNLGHVGLYAGNGMVIHAPYPGKVVRYESMSTIGSFQFGVRVA; encoded by the coding sequence GTGGCGTCCCACCGTCGACTCAAGCAGCCGAGCCGTGCGCGCGTGACCGTGCTCACCACCGCCGCCGCCGCTGCCGTGGCCCTGAGTGCGCAGGCCGCCAACGCCGCGCCCGCGGAGAAGCCGAGCAAGGACGAGGTCAAGACCAAGGTCCACAAGCTCTACGAGGACGCCGGGCGGGCCACCGACAAGCTCAACGGGGCCGAGGAGAAGCAGGAGAAGCTCGAAAAAGAGATCTCCACGATCCAGGACAACGTCGCCAAGGGCCAGGAGGAGCTCAACGAACTGCGTGAGGGCATAGGCCTGGCGGCCAGCGCCCAGTACCGCTCGGGCGGCATCGACTCCTCGATCCAGCTCTTCCTCTCCGCCGATCCGGACGAATACCTGGACAAGGCCGCCACCCTCGACCAGCTGACCAGCCAGCAGGTCGAGGCGCTGAAGAAGATCCAGGACAAGCAGCGCACACTCGCGCAGCAGCGCCAGGAGGCCACGGAGAAGCTGGAGGACCTCGCGGACACCCGCGAGACCCTGGCCAAGAAGAAGAAGGAAGTCCAGAGCAAGCTGGCCGCCGCGCAGAAGCTCCTCAACTCCCTGACGGCCGAGGAGAAGGCCGATCTGGACGAGCAGGAGACCCGCGCCAGCCGCGACGCCGGGGACCGCGTCGAGCTCGGCGACGAGGCGCCCGCCTCCAGCTGGGGCGCCGCCGCCCTCGCCGCCGCCGACACCCAGCTCGGCAAGCCCTATGTCTCCGGCGGCAGCGGCCCGAACTCCTACGACTGCTCCGGGCTGACCCAGTGGGCCTACGCCCAGGCCGGTGTGTCGATCACCCGGACCACGTACACGCAGCAGAACGACGGCACGAAGATCGGCCGCGACCAGCTGATGCCGGGCGACCTGGTCTTCTTCAACAACCTCGGCCACGTCGGCCTCTACGCGGGCAACGGCATGGTCATCCACGCCCCGTACCCGGGCAAGGTCGTCCGCTACGAGTCGATGAGCACCATCGGTTCCTTCCAGTTCGGTGTCCGCGTCGCCTGA
- a CDS encoding metallophosphoesterase family protein, with translation MVSDVHGNATDLARAGEGADALVCLGDLVLFLDYADHSRGIFPDLFGAENATRLVELRTARRFEEARELGARLWAGVEEDRSAVIEEAVRKQYAEMFAAFPVPTYATYGNVDMPMLWPEYAGPGTTVLDGERVEIGGRVFGFVGGGLRTPMRTPYEISDEEYAAKIEAVGEVDVLCTHIPPEVPELVYDTVARRFERGSRALLDAIRRTRPRYALFGHVHQPLARRMRIGTTECVNVGHFAGTGKPWALEW, from the coding sequence GTGGTCAGCGACGTGCATGGCAACGCGACGGACCTGGCCAGGGCGGGTGAGGGTGCGGACGCCCTGGTGTGCCTGGGCGACCTGGTCCTCTTCCTCGACTACGCCGACCACTCCCGCGGCATCTTCCCCGACCTCTTCGGCGCCGAGAACGCCACGCGGCTCGTGGAACTGCGTACCGCCCGCCGCTTCGAGGAGGCGCGCGAACTCGGGGCCCGGCTCTGGGCGGGTGTCGAGGAGGACCGCTCCGCCGTGATCGAGGAGGCCGTCCGCAAGCAGTACGCCGAGATGTTCGCGGCGTTCCCGGTCCCGACGTACGCCACCTACGGCAATGTCGATATGCCGATGCTGTGGCCCGAGTACGCCGGCCCGGGGACGACCGTGCTGGACGGCGAACGCGTGGAGATCGGCGGACGGGTCTTCGGCTTCGTCGGCGGCGGGCTGCGCACCCCGATGCGGACGCCGTACGAGATCAGCGACGAGGAGTACGCGGCCAAGATCGAGGCGGTGGGGGAGGTGGACGTGCTGTGCACGCACATCCCGCCGGAGGTTCCCGAGCTGGTGTACGACACGGTGGCACGCCGCTTCGAGCGGGGGAGCCGGGCGCTGCTGGACGCGATCCGCAGGACCCGTCCCCGGTACGCGCTGTTCGGGCACGTCCACCAGCCGCTGGCGCGGCGGATGCGGATCGGGACCACCGAGTGTGTGAACGTGGGGCACTTCGCGGGGACCGGGAAGCCGTGGGCGCTGGAATGGTGA